The Girardinichthys multiradiatus isolate DD_20200921_A chromosome 6, DD_fGirMul_XY1, whole genome shotgun sequence genome window below encodes:
- the LOC124869731 gene encoding zinc finger protein 570-like has product MISFFVLTDLQKPHVSDEEEASAIQQLCNQEKKSSHDQEEAEPQWTEEEQMEPDPPLIEEHWEPGPPWIKEEEEDPVHPLIEVEDMEPLSSWTKEEQKEPECPLILEKKEEPHSSWLKHEKRAPEHLPTRLHRSQEGEHLVQKQFIALMETSTLQEGDLGEEEPRPEQLSFHVSPVDETRDQKGSSSIISESQAHSDTKKGSFRCDLCGRCCKNKYILKQHYKTHTGERPFTCETCRKSFARRHHLEIHQRTHTGERPFFCQICRKSFSQIGTLNVHKKIHTGERPFSCEICGKSFTRRYQLTTHRTTHTGMRKKFLFNW; this is encoded by the coding sequence ATGATCTCCTTCTTTGTCCTCACAGACCTCCAAAAGCCACATGTCTCCGATGAGGAGGAAGCTTCTGCCATCCAACAGCTCTGTAACCAGGAGAAGAAGTCCAGTCATGACCAGGAGGAAGCAGAACCTCAGTGGACTGAAGAGGAACAGATGGAACCAGATCCTCCTCTGATTGAAGAACATTGGGAACCAGGACCTCCATGGataaaagaggaagaggaggacccAGTACATCCACTGATTGAAGTAGAAGATATGGAACCCCTGTCTTCATGGACTAAAGaggaacagaaggaaccagaaTGTCCACTGATATTAGAAAAGAAGGAGGAACCACATTCATCATGGCTTAAACATGAAAAGCGGGCACCAGAACATTTACCAACTAGACTCCACCGCAGTCAGGAGGGAGAGCATCTTGTCCAGAAGCAGTTTATTGCGTTGATGGAGACTTCTACTCTTCAGGAAGGTGATTTGGGTGAAGAGGAACCAAGACCTGAGCAGCTTTCCTTTCATGTTTCTCCTGTAGATGAAACCAGAGATCAGAAAGGAAGCAGCTCTATTATATCAGAGAGTCAAGCTCACAGCGACACAAAGAAAGGGTCGTTTAGGTGTGACCTTTGTGGGAGATGTTGTAAGAATAAGTATATATTGAAACAACATTACAAAACCCACACTGGAGAAAGACCTTTTACTTGTGAAACATGTCGGAAAAGTTTTGCTCGACGTCATCACTTAGAAATACACCAGAGAACCCACACTGGTGAGAGaccttttttttgtcaaatatgCCGAAAAAGCTTCTCTCAGATTGGTACTTTAAATGTTCACAAGAAAATTCATACAGGTGAGAGACCTTTCTCATGTGAAATATGTGGCAAAAGTTTTACTAGACGCTATCAATTAACTACACACCGGACAACACACACAGGTATGCGGaagaagtttctttttaattgGTGA